One segment of Niallia sp. Man26 DNA contains the following:
- a CDS encoding ATPase, T2SS/T4P/T4SS family, with the protein MNLNSMEREIGIQKEFVISEWLADTISKNGLKQVVRINTYARTRSFKDICTKVRSQLQEIVIDGSIDKKTPNDITDIVEDNSNIWLERQHRAVIGDEQAMSYFITKINEVLHKENISSTDYPSFYNSLSEAIFHEVWGVSILHKWDKMPNSEAAVIRGTQLWIDVDGTFVKQEEEFESIERVERIKKAFTIRIKDAIINEQSPELEIEREDGSRITMIQKPRGKENYIMFRRFVVKNFGLEEQARLGTILEDDIPFFRSLSRVMANTIFAGRVRSAKSTFMKTMIKERDPSYVIGVLEKHFELNLSKEMNRLIFEIQAKEGDLHHAIPRLLRMEHDFIVVGEIRSLETEGYLQACERGERGAYSTYHLTTVEHVVPQITRHILDEFPNRNFENELERVARNIDIIVTMSADRDRRRKRVIGVTEIIWDEEKRRHRTQDLVRYSPTTNQYYYSSNISKELLALMAGESLEDAKILINHLARKAKESPMSDYELIKDQLLHDMLENSNG; encoded by the coding sequence GTGAACCTGAACAGCATGGAAAGAGAAATTGGTATTCAAAAGGAGTTTGTTATCTCAGAATGGTTGGCTGATACCATTTCAAAGAATGGATTGAAGCAGGTAGTTAGAATAAATACATATGCTAGAACCCGCTCCTTTAAAGATATTTGTACGAAAGTAAGAAGTCAGTTACAAGAGATTGTCATTGATGGGTCCATTGATAAAAAAACACCAAATGACATAACAGATATTGTAGAAGACAATAGCAACATTTGGCTAGAACGGCAACATAGAGCAGTTATCGGTGATGAGCAAGCCATGTCTTATTTCATTACGAAGATTAACGAGGTGCTTCATAAAGAGAATATCTCTTCGACGGATTATCCATCTTTTTATAATTCTTTATCAGAAGCTATCTTCCATGAAGTATGGGGAGTCAGCATTCTTCATAAGTGGGACAAGATGCCAAACAGTGAAGCAGCCGTAATAAGAGGAACTCAACTCTGGATTGATGTAGACGGTACTTTTGTAAAACAAGAGGAAGAATTTGAAAGTATTGAAAGGGTCGAAAGAATCAAGAAGGCTTTTACTATCCGAATCAAGGATGCCATTATCAATGAACAATCTCCAGAATTAGAGATTGAAAGAGAAGATGGTAGCCGTATCACCATGATACAAAAGCCGCGGGGAAAGGAAAACTATATTATGTTCCGCCGATTTGTGGTGAAAAATTTCGGTTTAGAAGAACAGGCCCGTTTAGGAACAATATTGGAAGATGATATACCTTTCTTCCGCTCCTTATCTAGAGTTATGGCCAATACCATCTTCGCAGGAAGGGTACGTTCAGCCAAATCAACCTTTATGAAAACCATGATTAAAGAACGAGATCCTTCTTATGTAATTGGCGTATTAGAGAAACACTTTGAATTAAACTTATCCAAAGAAATGAACCGACTCATCTTTGAGATACAGGCAAAAGAGGGTGACTTACATCACGCCATTCCACGTTTATTACGGATGGAACATGATTTTATAGTTGTTGGTGAAATTCGATCATTAGAGACGGAGGGTTACCTTCAGGCATGTGAACGTGGGGAAAGAGGAGCATACTCTACCTACCACTTAACAACGGTAGAACATGTCGTTCCCCAAATTACACGACATATCCTAGATGAGTTTCCTAACCGGAACTTTGAAAATGAGTTGGAGCGGGTTGCTAGAAACATAGATATTATTGTAACAATGAGTGCTGATAGAGACAGGAGAAGGAAACGTGTCATTGGGGTAACGGAAATCATTTGGGATGAGGAGAAAAGACGCCACCGAACGCAAGATTTAGTTCGTTATAGTCCGACTACAAATCAGTATTACTATTCTTCTAATATCTCAAAAGAACTACTTGCTTTAATGGCGGGAGAAAGTCTAGAGGATGCCAAAATATTAATTAATCACTTAGCGAGAAAAGCAAAAGAGTCGCCTATGTCTGATTATGAACTGATTAAAGATCAGCTACTTCATGACATGCTGGAGAATTCTAATGGTTAA